The following DNA comes from Riemerella anatipestifer ATCC 11845 = DSM 15868.
TGGGTATTTTAAGTACTGCTGGTACATGCTATCTATGAAATCAGCATGTGTTGCATTTAAGAATGAAAATTTATCCATTATGACAGATTTATCTGTTTTTTAAATTTAACTTTTTATACGATGCACAAATTTATTAAAAAAAAACGATTCAGAAAACTCCAATAACCAAAGTTTATTTTTTCCTTCATATCTTTTAAGACGATACTGGTAATGCTATTTTTAGCAATACTGGTTTATTCTCTACAGGTGTTTCTATAAAGACCTCTTGTAATTTACCAGTCCTTAAGCTGTCTTCCTCTGCTTTTTTTAATAACTTATTGATAACCGAAACTCTATTAGCATAATCTCCCTTATAATACATCACATACAATCTAGAAGCGTCCTGCATATGATAAGTAAAGTTGTTATCTGTAATCTCTGATTTTTTAGACAGCGGTATTCCATAAAAATAGCTTACCTCTTTATCCTTATAACTTTTAGCTTGAGTGATGAGCATAGGAAAACCAAACTCATCTTCCTTTTTATCCAAGTCATTCATCACAAAATTGACTACCTTATGATGATTTTTAACTAAATCTTTAAAATAAATAGTTTTGTTTTTATTCTGAGTATTGGCATTTATTCCTACTAAAATGGCTGCTTCTTGATTTTCTACCATAAGGCTATCATATTTGATATTGGTTAAAATTTCCATTTTATCCACCTTATTACTCAATACTGCTTTTAAATTTCGAAGGCTCTCATCTACCATTCCCTCAAAATTTTCTACTGAAAACAGATTAACGTAACGTTCTAGAAGTGCTTTCTTCGGTGTAGTTACCATCCATATCAATCTCGTTTTTTCTCCCTTTGGCAAAAATTTAATATCTACTTTGAGAGGTGCATTAGTATCCGCATCAAAAAACTCGTATCTCAGAGTTTTTTCGAAGTTTTCATATCTAATAAATACCATTCCTACCCCTTCTTTAGCATCTACAAAGTTCATAGAACTTCCCTGCCCTTCATAAGGTAGGAAATATTCAAATTTCAATTTAGGATTTTGGGTAAAGTACTGATACCATCTGGTAAGATTCTGAAAGTTACTAAATTGTGGATAAACTTTATCTATGGGATAATCAATCTCTCTTTCTACTTTAAAGGATTTGCTCTCATCAACAAACAACATGGAGACCGCGTAAATACCTGCCAACAGCACCCCTAAAACTAAAACAAACTTCAACCAACGCATGAGATTATTTTTAGATTATTTCACTAGATAGCCCTCTTAAAAGTAGTTTTTTGTGCATAGGCTCAATCAGTTCTAAATTACCTGTTTTCACAGTACATTTACCTTTATAATGTACCAAGAACGTACATTGTTCTGCCTGTTCTAATGTATGAGCACATACTTCCATAAGAGACTCTATAACGAAATCAAAGGTGTTAAAATCATCATTATGCAATACAAGTTTATGCTTCGCTTCAGTGGAAGACAAAACGCTAACCTCTTCTTCGTTCTCTTTATTAGGGATATTTTGAAAAACCATTTTCATAGTTTGAAATAACTATTAGTTAGCATTAGTACCTTCCCCCGATTCTCCAAAAAAGCTATCATCATAGGTAAGCTCTACCATTTCTACACTTTTATTATTCATTTTCAGTATTTTAAAATGGTAATTTTCAAAATCAAACTCTTGATTTTCCTCTGGAATTTCTTCCAAACGATGAAGTATAAAACCTGCTAAAGTATTAAACTCACCCTCTTCAGGTAATGGTTTTGGTAAAAAATCGTTAATTTCTTCGAGTGGTTGAGTGGCTTTAACCCAATAAGTATTTTCTCCTATTTTATCTACTATCTTTTCTTCTTCATCTTCCTCATCTTGTATCTCTCCCACCAACTCTTCTAATATATCCTCTAGCGTGATGATACCTTCCGTACCTCCAAACTCATCTATCACGATAGCAATATGCTGTTTTTTAAGCTGGAAACTCTTCAATAAGTCAGAAATCTTTTTGCTTCCAACTACAAAATAAGCCTCTCTTAAAAAGCCTCTTAAATCTTCATGAGTAAGCTGCCCTTTAGTTTTAATATAGTTTCTAATAATTTCCTTAGTATAAAATATACCTATCACATTGTCTATAGAACCTTCATAAACAGGAATACGAGAGTAACCACTTTCCATTATAATTTCTATAATTTCATCTATCGAAGTTTCTATATCAATAGATAAAATATTCTGACGTGGCACCATAATCTGCTTTGCAGAATGGTCTGTAAAATCAAAAGCGTTCTTTATAATTTCGTAATTTTCCTCTTCTATCTCACCACCATCAGCACTTTGCTTTACTAGAAGCTGTAATTCTTCAGTAGAATGAATTTCATGCTCTGAGGCAGGGTTTATCTTTATCAATCTTAAAAAAGCATTAGAAATAGAGTTCATCAACCATATAAATGGTCTAAAAATATTATAGAACAATTTGAGCGGTGCCGCAATGAACAAGGTAGTTTCTTCTGCCTTTCGTATCGCTATAGATTTGGGAACCAACTCTCCAAATACTATATGCATCACAGTAATAATAAGGAAACTAAGCACCAAAGATACTGTGGTAACCGTAGTAGTATCTACACTGATACTAAAGTACTTAAACAAGCCTTCTATAATGTGATGAAGTGCACTTTCTCCCACCCAACCTAATGCTAAAGAGGCTAAAGTAATACCCAACTGAGTAGCAGAAAGATAGGCATCTAAGTTTTTGATAATGTCTTCTGCCTGCTTTGCCATAGCATTACCCTCGGCAGCTTTAATTTGAATTTGAGAATAGCGTACTTTAACTATTGAGAACTCTGCGGCTACAAAAAAGCCATTTAGTAGAACTAAGAAAATTGCGATAAAAATTTTGACTATACTGTCGGGATCCATTTAATTTTATAAATTATAGTGATATGCAAAGATAAATATTTTTTTAACAACAATATATAATCTCTATAATTTTCAGCAATATTGTATTGGTAACATCATATAATGCAAAAAGGTACTAGAAAAATTTCTAATACCTTTTTATTATTCATTTTAAACCGATTATTATCCGTTCTTAAGAGCCTCAGCACCAGAAACAATCTCTAAAATTTCATTAGTAATAGCAGCCTGACGTGCTTTATTATAGTAAATTACTAATTCATTCTTAAGAGCTTGAGCATTATCTGTTGCCTTATGCATCGCCGTCATTCTAGCCCCATGTTCTGAAGCAATAGAATCCAAAACAGCTTTATAAACTTGAGTTTTGATAGACTTCGGGATAAGTACATCTAAAATCTCATTTCTATTTGGCTCAAAAAGATAGTCAATCTCTATAGCTTTATCACCTTCTTCAGAATCCTTAATTGCTATAGGCAAAAGTTTTTCCGTTTGTACTGTTTGGGTAGCAGCATTTAAGAATTTGTTATAAATAAGATACACTTCATCAAATCTCTCCTCACGGAAATCTTTCATCACTCCATAAACAATATTAGCAACCGCCTCAAAGCTAAGATTATCAAAGATATGGCTTTCATTACTATATGGAGTTCTAATCTTCTTTACTGCATCATAAACCTTCTTACCTATAGTAATCACCTCTACCTTCTTATCAGAATTTTGTGATAACTGAGCATTAAGCTCTTTAATAATAGAAGAGTTAAATGCTCCTGCTAAACCTCTGTTAGAAGATATTGCAATATACAATACTCTCTTTACTTCTCTTTGTTTAGCGTAGATAGAAACCTTATCTGCATCTGAACTTGTATTTACATTCTCAATAATTTCCTGTAGCTTTTCAGAATAAGGTCTCAACATCACGATGGCATCTTGTGCTTTCTTTAGTTTCGCAGCGGAAACCATTTTCATCGCACTTGTAATCTGCATCGTAGAAGAGATGGAAGTTATTCGCCCTCGTATTTCTTTTAAATTTGCCATATTTTATGGATTCAAAATTTAAAACTCCGAGTTTAAAAATTATTTTCTAAACTCGGAATTATGAGTTATTTTTAGTTATACTTAGATGCTAAATCATTAGCAGCCTGTCTTAGCACACCTGTAATTTCGTCATCAATTTTACCAGCCTTAATTTTAGCCATAGTGTCTGGGTGCTTAGATCTCAAGAATTCCACATATTCTTTTTGGAACTCTTTAACCTTATTTACAGGTACATTTCTCAATAAGTTTTCTGTACCAGCATAAATCATCGCCACTTGGCTATCTACAGGTAGTGGAGAGTTTACTGGTTGCTTAAGAATTTCCACATTTTTCTCACCTTTTGTGATTACCGCTAAAGTTGCAGCATCAAGGTCAGAACCGAACTTAGCAAACGCTTCTAATTCTTTATATTGTGCTTGGTCTAACTTAAGTGTACCTGATACTTTCTTCATTGACTTAATCTGAGCGTTACCTCCTACTCTTGATACAGAGATACCCACGTTAATTGCAGGACGCACCCCAGAGTTAAATAAATCTGACTCTAAGAATATCTGTCCATCTGTAATAGAGATTACGTTAGTAGGGATATAAGCAGATACGTCTCCCGCCTGAGTCTCAATAATTGGTAATGCAGTAAGAGAACCTCCTCCTTTAACGATTGGTTTTAAAGAATCAGGAAGGTCGTTCATTTGCTTAGCAATGCTATCATCAGCAATTACCTTAGCAGCTCTTTCTAAAAGTCTAGAGTGTAAGTAGAATACGTCCCCTGGATAAGCCTCACGACCTGGTGGTCTTCTTAATAAAAGTGAAAGCTCACGATAAGCTACGGCTTGCTTAGATAAATCATCATAAACGATAAGAGCAGGACGACCTGTATCACGGAAGTACTCCCCAATAGCAGCACCTGCCATAGGAGCATATACCTGCATAGGTGAAGGGTCTGAAGCATTAGCTGCTACTACTACGGTATAAGCCATAGCTCCTTTATCCTCTAATGTTTTAACAATTTGTGCTACAGTAGAACCTTTTTGACCTACTGCAACATAAATACAGAATACAGGCTCACCAGCATCATAAAACTCTTTTTGGTTAAGAATAGTATCTATCGCTACAGTAGTTTTACCTGTTTGACGGTCACCAATGATAAGCTCTCTCTGACCTCTTCCGATAGGAATCATAGAGTCTACCGCTACGATACCTGTTTGTAAAGGTTCGTTAACTGGCTGTCTGTAGATAACCCCTGGAGCTTTTCTTTCCAAAGGCATCTCATAAAGCTCTCCTCCGATAGGACCTTTACCATCTATAGGGTTACCTAAAGTATCTACAACTCTTCCTAACATACCCTCTCCTACTTTGATAGAAGAAATTCTGTTGGTTCTTTTAACTGTATCCCCTTCTTTTACTTGTTTAGACTCTCCTAGTAGAGCAACCCCTACATTATCTTCTTCTAAGTTTAATACAATTCCTTCAATACCACTTTCAAATTTAACAAGCTCACCGTATTGTACATTTTCTAGTCCATATACACGAGCAATACCGTCTCCTATTTGAAGTACTGTACCTACCTCCTCAACATTAGATTGAGTATCAAAATTTGCTAATTGCTGTTTTAAAATTGCAGATACTTCTGCTGGATTTATTTCTGCCATTGTATGGTTATTTTTTCTTAATTCAACTGAAATTCTTTTTTCATCTGAGCCAACTTAGTTCTTACTGAAGTATCTAACTGTTGATCTCCTACTCTCAAAACATACCCACCTAATAAATCTGGATTTACATTGACTTTTAAATCATGAGATGCTCCAGAATTCACAAGACTAGATGATTTTAATATTTTATCAATATTTTCTTGAGAAAGAGAAGCCGCAGTTGTCAAAGTAATTCTTTGCACTCCGTTGATATCTTCTACTTTATCTATAAAGTCTTGTGCTATAAACTTAAGCTGAGCTTCTCTACCTTGACGGATAACTAATGAAATTAAATTTTGACTAGTAGCACTAAGTCCTTTAAAAATTTCTTTAGCTACCGCTATTTTTTTCTTATAGTCAATGAAAGGTGTTTGTAAAAAACGGTTAAGTTCTTTACTCTCACTCATAATCTTAACTACGGCTTTCATATCAGAAAACACAGTAGAGGTTTGCTGAGACTCTTGGGCAAAATCCAAAAGACCCTTAGCATATCTTTTGGCTACTTTAGATGTTCTCATTTTTAGTTAAGATTAGATTTATTCAACATGTTCTCTACTAAAGCATTTTGAGCTTCAGTGCTATCTAATTTTTGTTTAAGAATAGTTTCGGCTATATTTAGAGATAAAGCACCCACTTGGTTTTTAATATCAGCCATAGCCGCAGATTTTTCTGCTGCTATTGATTGCTTCGCAGCTGCAATCATTTTATCACCTTCTACTTTAGCCACCTCTTTAGCTTCATTTACAATTCTATCCTTAATCTCTCTAGCTTCTTTTAGTATAGCATCTCTTTCTACCTTAGCTTCACGAATAATTCTCTCATTATCCGCTTTTAAATCTTCCATCTCCTTTTTAGCTAATTTTGCTTGGTTCAAAGCATCTACGATAGAAGTCTCTCTATCATTAACCGTTTTAAGGATAGGTTTCCATGCGAACTTAGATAGTAAAAGTACTAAAATAAGGAAAACCACTAAAGACCATATAAGGTTACCTTCTGAAGGAATTAATAAATCCATATTATTTAAGATATTAATTTATATTGTTATTTAATTTTTCTTAAAATCAAAAGAAAAGCGACAGACCAACCGTCTGTACGCTTTTCAGTTTTTAGATTATCCGTTTCCTAGTAATGCTACTACGATACCGAATAGACCAGCACCCTCGATAAGAGCTGCTGCGATAATCATTGCAGTTTGGATTTTTCCTGATTGCTCTGGTTGTCTAGCAATAGCGTCCATTGCGTGACCACCAATTTTACCAATTCCTAATCCTACACCTAGAACTGCTAAACCAGCTCCGATTGCTGCGATACTACCTGTCATAACTTTAAATTTAAAAGGTTGATATTAATTATTTTTATTTCTTTAACTTAATTTTAATGATGTCCTTCTTCCACTGCCATTCCTATAAACAGAGCCGTAAGTAGTGTAAATATGTACGCTTGTAAAGCTGCTACCAATAGCTCTAATGTGTTTATAAAAAGAGTTAGCATGATAGAAACTGGTGCAATAGCATAAGTTTCCATAATGAATATAAGGGAAATCAAACTCAAGATTACGATGTGCCCAGCAGTCATATTCGCAAAAAGACGAATCATCAACGCAAAAGGCTTAGTAAACATACCTAAAATCTCTACTGGTACCAAGATAACATAAACTAAAGCTTTACCTGCCCATGGCATATTGTTCCCTAGTGGGTCAAATATGTGCGACCAATAAGTCTTTTTACCACTAAAGGTTACTATAATAAATGTAAGAACTGCCAGCACCATTGTAAAGGCGATATTACCTGAAACATTGGCTGCACCTGGAATAAGCCCAAGTAAGTTAACAATCCATATAAATAAGAACAGCGTCACTAAGTACGGCGTATACTTTAGATACTTTTTAGTCCCAATATTTTCTAAAGCAATATCATCTCTCACGAAAAGCACTAAAGGCTCTAAAAATTTAGCTATTCCTTTAGGAACTCCATTAGAAGTGTAGCTAGACTTAGTAGCAAAAGCTAAAATAATTAGTAAAACTGCCGCTAATAAAGTTTGTGCTACATTTTTAGTTATAGAAAAGTCCAATGGTCTTTCATTAGTTGGATGTCCATCATGCATTTCTAGAATACCATTGGCATCAGTTTTGTATACTTTGTTATGGTATAACTTATAGTAGTTACCATCTACTTGAGCTACCTCATCCTCATGATGACCAAAATGAGATGAAGAAAAAATCTTCAATCCATTATCCCAAAGTATTACAGGTAAAGAAAACCCGATACTTTTATCTCCTTCTCCCCAAAGATGCCAACTGTGGGAGTCTGAGATGTGATGCATAATGTCTGGAACTGGATTATACTTCTCTCCAGGTTGTTTAGTCTCGGTAGAGGCATTAGCCCAACCCATCATAAAAATGGTCAACAATAAAATAACTCTCTTGAAGTGCATTTTCTTCAGTTTATAATTTCTGCAAAAGTAGGAAATTGATTTTATATTTTCAAATTAAAAAAAATTAAAATTTTATGATTTTTGTTGGCTTTTAAAATTTTTAGAAATTAGACTGATTATCAAAACTGTTTCTGTTAAAAGATAGAAAAAATAAAGCCCCACAGATACCATAAGTTGTTTTTTCAGGTCAGGAAAAACATAAAAAAGATATAAAAAAGCACCCATTTTCAATATCATAAATGCCATGTAGACAAATCCCATAATATCCTTTTTAAAGAAACCTACCCCTCCTACCGTTATAAGACCTAAAAAGTGTAGAAAAGCAATTAGAAAATGTAGTGATAATGGATACTGAAGCAATAGAGATTGTCCTAGAATACCAAAAACAACCACTATACAATATACTAGAATAGATAGTAAAATTTGACGCGAATATTTCATTCGACAAAAATAGTCTATTACACAATGATTCCAAAAAAATAATTCAATACAAAAATACCTACTTAAATAATAACTCTTATATTTTGATTTTTGAAGGCAATTTTTATTTAATTTTGCTCCTCATTTTGACAATATGGAAAAGCCTCATAAGTCTGCTGCTATTAGCTTTATTTTTATCACTCTTCTTATAGACATTACAGGTTGGGGCATCATTATACCAGTAGTACCCAAATTGATAGAAGAACTCATCAGTGGAGATATTAGTCTTGCTTCTAAGTATGGAGGCTGGTTAAGTTTCGCTTATGCGGTTATGCAATTTATTTTTGCTCCAATATTGGGTAATTTAAGTGACCAGTTTGGACGGCGTCCTATTATCCTATTCTCGCTATTAGGTTTTTCAGCAAACTTTTTTCTACAAGCTTGGGCACCTAGCATTTTGTGGTTGTTTATAGGTCGTCTTCTATCTGGTATTACAGGAGCAAGCATCACAACCGCCAGTGCCTACATTGCAGATATTAGTACAGAACAAGATCGTTCAAAAAATTTTGGAGTTATTGGAGCTGCATTTGGGCTAGGCTTTATTATTGGTCCCGTACTTGGAGGTGTATTAGGACATTACGGTGCCAGAATACCTTTTTTAGCAGCAGGTGTACTTTGCCTTGTTAACTTTCTATACGGTTTTTTTATACTACCTGAAAGTCTTTCCAAAGAACACAGACGGAAATTTAATTGGAAAAGAGCTAACCCCATAGGCTCTCTTCTACAGCTAAGAAAATACCCTGAGTTGTATAAACTTATCTTAGCCTGGTTCTTGGTCTATATTGCCTCCCATGCAGTACAAACTAACTGGGCTTATTTTGGTATTTATAGATTTGGTTGGAGTGAAAAAACAGTGGGGATTTCACTAGGTGTAATGGGAGGATTAACAGCTTTGGTGCAAGGCGTTATACTAAGAAAAGTAAATCCTAAAATAGGTAATGAAAGAAGTATCTTTTATGGCATTGGTATGTACAGCTTAGGAATGTTACTCTTTTCATTTGCTGGAAACAGTTGGATGATGTTTGCCATTCTTGGGATTTATTGTTTCGGAGGGATTGCAGGACCTTCATTACAATCCGTTATTTCCACAAAAGTATCTGCGAGTGAGCAAGGCGACCTACAAGGAGCTCTTACCAGCATTATTAGCCTCACGAGTATTATTGGTCCGCCTCTTATGACGAATATTTTTTACTATTTCACTCATAACGATGCACCTTTTAAGTTTGCTGGTGCTCCTTTCTTTGTTGGATTTATTTTAATGAGTATTAGCACCTATATAGTTTACCATGGATTTTATAAAAATAAAAAATAATTTTTTTCGTTTCATACTTTTATTTGTAATTTAGCAGAATGGATTTTAGTTTTAGTGAAATGTTAGTAATAGCACTAGTAGTATTAGTGCTTTTTGGACCTAAAAAGATCCCGGAAATAGCTCGTGGGTTAGGTGAAGGTGTTAGAAAAATGAAGTCTGCAATGGAAGACATCAAAACCGAAATCATGAAGGAGACAGACAACCCTGTATCTGAAATAAAAAAGGAAATTGAGCAGGTAAAACAATCTGTACAAGAAGTAAATCCTTTGAACGATATTAAGAAAGACCTTACCGAGGCGACCAACGATATTGTAAATCTAGATAAAAAAACTAGTATATCACAACTAGACGACGCTCACGAAGGGCCTGTAAGCAGATAGAGTAATATGCACAAAATCATAGAGCTTGACCAATCTCTCTTTCTTTATCTAAATGGATTAGGTAATGCCTATTTTGACACCTTTTGGGTTATGGTATCAGGCAAACTTACTTGGTTGCCTCTCTATTTTATATTTTTATATCTCATCATAAAAAACTACGAGAAGAAAAAAGTCATTTATATCCTTCTATTTATTACTCTAGGAATTATTACTTCCGACCAGATTGCTAATATTTTTAAAATAGGAGTTCATAGATTTCGTCCGTGCCACGAACCACTCTTAGAGGGATTAGTAAGAGAAGTAAAGTGCGGTGGACCTTTTGGTTTTTATTCAGCACACGCTTCTAACAGCTTCTTTATAGCTTCTTTTATGAATCTTCTTTTTTCAAAAAAGATTAGATTTTTCGGTTTAATGGTATTTGCTTGGGCATCTTTTGTAGCTTATAGTAGAATCTATTTAGGAGTTCATTATCCATTAGATATTATTTACGGAGCAATGGTAGGTTTTCTCTTAGGTGGCTTTTTTGGAAGCTTGGCACTTTATGCGAGCAGACCTAAAAAGCTTTAATCACTCTTTTTCTTTTAGAAATTAAGTAAGAATACAAAAAAACAAAACTAATAATCAGTTAGTTACAAAAAATAAAAATATTTCAACTCTATTTTTTTGGTAAATAAAAAAATCGTCGTATATTTGCACCACAATATCGCGGGGTGGAGCAGTAGGTAGCTCGCAGGGCTCATAACCCTGAGGTCGCACGTTCGAGTCGTGTCCCCGCTACTACTGAGAAAAAGGATGATAAATTATCGTCCTTTTTTTATTTTTATGATTACCTCTTAATTTAAAAAACTTCTCTAAAAATATCTAACGATTTAGGTTTATTAAATTCAGGGATATGATACTTACAATACTTCATCAAAATATCTATCACATTTCTTCTCTCATCAGTATCTATCAAAGTTTTAATAAACTCTGAGTTTCCTATTTTTTTTAATGTATCTGACAAAACTCTATTGATAGTAAACTCATTTTCTCTCTCTTGAAAGCATCCATTTTTTAAATCAAAGAAGGCTCCTTCTGTAAATAAAAATCCATAGCCAATATTCTTTATTATGGAGTAAATAGTAAATATCAGTGAATTTTTATTATCTATATTGATATAAAAATCTTCCACACACTGATAAAGACTATCCTCTACAACCTCATAAGGAACCGTTTTTAGAATAAACTCTGCCAAAAGAGTCATTTGAGCATTATTAACCAAAGTGAAATCTATCATCTTTGATATTTCTGAAAGAGAAATTTGGTTTACTAATGGTAATGCTCCACTTTTGGTTTTGGAAACATTAAAATCCACCCCCATTAAAGGCATAAGATACACTTTCTGCTTATTCCGAGCTAGATAAATATTCTTAACAAAATAAGACTGAATACCCGCTTCTCTTTCTAAAACACGAAGCACCGCACCAGAATCATTATATTTAGTATAAGATAGTATAAACCCTTGTAAAGATTGCAATTTTAGTGTATTTAATTAACCACTGCTATTTTCGCTGTTGCTTTATCTGTACCGTCTTCGTTGGTCATCAATACAAAATAAATCCCTGAAGCCACACGAGAACCTCTTTGATTTTGTAGATTCCATTCGTAATAACCATTTCTAGAAACCGCTTGATGAATTAAATTACCCGCAGCATCTGTAATACGAATATTGGTTTTTTCAGCCAGTCCTTTTATTTTTACATTTCCCTTAAACTGGCTATAAACCACAGGGTTAGGATAAACTACTACTTCCCCAAATTTTGAGGTTACATTAGCTACATCGCCTTTATAAACCACTATACCATTACTAGTTGCAAAATAAACCTGTCCTGTTTTATCGTTTATTTTAATATCTGTAACTTCGTCCGAAGGAAGAGGAGAATTAGCTTTGGTAAAATGATTGTAAACCTTCTGTCCATCAGCACTTAGAAAGAACACACCTCCTCCATTTACAGATACCCACTTATTATTACCAGAATCTACCGCTATACTCAAAATTTCTGCATCTTTAAAAAGCTCTTCCGCTATGCCATTTTGAGTAATAACTATGGGATTTACTTTTACTTTAGTTCCGTACAAATCGCTCAGAGCATTCGGAAGAATTCTAAGTCCCGTTGTAGAACCCAGCCAAAGACTATTGTTTTTATCCATTGCCATCGCTGTTACCGATGCCGAAGGTAACCCTTCTTCAACTCTTAGAATTTGTCTCAAATCATCATCAAAACGAGTGGGTGTATTATTAAAATAATAAATTAACAGCCCTCCCTCTGATGCTCTAGGTCCACCTATAAAAAGTCTATCATTAAAAGCTAGTATACCCGACGAGCTGGTTTTTATATTTGCTGTTTTTATAGTTTCAAATCTAGAGCCATCTCGAGAAATAAAGTACATTCCTCCAAAATTTACATCTCCTTCGAAAAAAGAAAAAGTGGCAAATAAATTATTATTTTTATCGAAGACCAAGTACTCTGGAACATTATACCATTGAGCACTAGAAGTATTAAAAACTTTTGAGAGC
Coding sequences within:
- a CDS encoding phosphatase PAP2 family protein translates to MHKIIELDQSLFLYLNGLGNAYFDTFWVMVSGKLTWLPLYFIFLYLIIKNYEKKKVIYILLFITLGIITSDQIANIFKIGVHRFRPCHEPLLEGLVREVKCGGPFGFYSAHASNSFFIASFMNLLFSKKIRFFGLMVFAWASFVAYSRIYLGVHYPLDIIYGAMVGFLLGGFFGSLALYASRPKKL
- a CDS encoding Sec-independent protein translocase subunit TatA/TatB, with protein sequence MDFSFSEMLVIALVVLVLFGPKKIPEIARGLGEGVRKMKSAMEDIKTEIMKETDNPVSEIKKEIEQVKQSVQEVNPLNDIKKDLTEATNDIVNLDKKTSISQLDDAHEGPVSR
- a CDS encoding TCR/Tet family MFS transporter, which codes for MEKPHKSAAISFIFITLLIDITGWGIIIPVVPKLIEELISGDISLASKYGGWLSFAYAVMQFIFAPILGNLSDQFGRRPIILFSLLGFSANFFLQAWAPSILWLFIGRLLSGITGASITTASAYIADISTEQDRSKNFGVIGAAFGLGFIIGPVLGGVLGHYGARIPFLAAGVLCLVNFLYGFFILPESLSKEHRRKFNWKRANPIGSLLQLRKYPELYKLILAWFLVYIASHAVQTNWAYFGIYRFGWSEKTVGISLGVMGGLTALVQGVILRKVNPKIGNERSIFYGIGMYSLGMLLFSFAGNSWMMFAILGIYCFGGIAGPSLQSVISTKVSASEQGDLQGALTSIISLTSIIGPPLMTNIFYYFTHNDAPFKFAGAPFFVGFILMSISTYIVYHGFYKNKK
- the recO gene encoding DNA repair protein RecO, with the protein product MQSLQGFILSYTKYNDSGAVLRVLEREAGIQSYFVKNIYLARNKQKVYLMPLMGVDFNVSKTKSGALPLVNQISLSEISKMIDFTLVNNAQMTLLAEFILKTVPYEVVEDSLYQCVEDFYINIDNKNSLIFTIYSIIKNIGYGFLFTEGAFFDLKNGCFQERENEFTINRVLSDTLKKIGNSEFIKTLIDTDERRNVIDILMKYCKYHIPEFNKPKSLDIFREVF